Within Anopheles nili chromosome 3, idAnoNiliSN_F5_01, whole genome shotgun sequence, the genomic segment ttaacCCTTGTAAAGGCTTACCTTAATGCCGGTGCCACGGTACAGGAGGACATCAGCGAGGCGTCGGTGATCTTCGGCGTCAAACAGGTTCCGGTTGATGCGTTGATCCCGCAAAAAACCTACTGCTTCTTCTCGCACACGATCAAGGCCCAAGAGTCCAACATGCCGCTGTTGGATGCGTGCCTTGAGAAGAACATACGGTTGATCGACTACGAGAAGTTGATGGACCGTAACGGATTGCGGTTGGTGGCGTTTGGCAAGTACGCTGGTGTGGCCGGTATGGTGAACATTCTGCATGGACTTGGTCTACGGTTGCTGGCGTTGGGACATCACACACCGTTTATGGTATGAGCGCGAATGCGTCTGAAAGATCGTCAACGAGCATGATTTTAATTCTCTCTTCGTCCTTCCATGATTCTGCAGCATGTTGGCCCGGCACACAACTATCGAAACTCTTCCATGGCCCGCCAGGCCGTACGGGACTGCGGGTATGAGATATCTCTCGGCATGATGCCCAAATCGATCGGTCCGCTGACGTTCATCTTCACTGGGTCCGGTAACGTCTCGCAGGGTGCACAGGAGGTGTTCCAGGAGCTACCGATCGAGTTCGTCCCGCCGGAGATGTTGCGCAAGGTGGCTGAACATGGTTCACCCAACAAGCTGTATGGCTGCGAGGTGAGCAGATCTGATCATCTCGAACGCCGGGAAGGTGGAAAGTTCGATCCCGTCGAGTACGATCAGTACCCGGAGCGGTATATCTCCACGTTCAGCAAGAATATCGCCCCGTACGCATCGGTGATCGTTAACGGCATCTATTGGGCGGTGGGAGCTCCAAAGCTCATCACGATTCCGGACGCGAAAAACCTACTCCGACCCGCGAATACACCCTGGTTACCGACGAGTCGAGGATCACCGGCATTGCCTCACCGGATGTTGGCCATCTGCGATATCTCGGCTGATCCTGGCGGTTCGATCGAGTTCATGAACGAGTGTACGACGATCGATACACCTTTTTGTCTGTATGACGCCGATCGCAACAAGGACCAGAAGAGCTTTAGTGGACCTGGTGTGCTCGTGTGTTCGATCGACAACATGCCTACACAGTTGCCCCGTGAAGCGACGGACTTCTTCGGTGATCTACTGTTCCCGTACGCGCTCGATATCCTGCAGAGTGACGCCTCGAAGCCACTCGAGGAGCACAACTTCTGTCAGCCCGTGGAAGGCGCGATCATCTGCAGCAACGGAAGTCTAACGCCAGGCTTTGAGTACATCAACGAGCTGCGTGAATCAAACAATCGATCACGCCATAAGACCGAGGGTTCGTACGTTGGCAAAAAGCGAGTGTTGGTGTTGGGTGCTGGTTTCGTTTCGGCCCCACTTGTCGAGTACCTACACCGGGAGTCAAACGTTAGCATTAAGGTGGCCTCACAGTACAAGGAGGAAGCGGACAGGTTGGCACAACGCTACCAGGGCGTGGAATCGGTGTACATGAACGTGCAAGATGAAAGTCCCAATCTGCAAAACCTGTGTGAAGAAAGTGACGTGGTTGTGTCGCTGCTGCCGTACTCTCTGCACAGTGTCATTGCGAAGCATTGCATCGCGGGTAAAACCCATCTCGTGACCGCAAGCTACGTGAATGATGACATCAGTGCTCTGCACAGTGCGGCTCGAGATGCCGGCGTGACCATCATGAATGAGGTCGGATTGGATCCTGGTATTGATCACCTGCTGGCGCTTGAGTGCATTCAGGACGTGCAGGAAAACGGCGGAGTAGTGGAGTCGTTTGTGAGCTTCTGCGGTGGACTTCCGGCGCCTGAACACTCAGACAACCCGTTGCGGTACAAGTTCTCCTGGTCACCACGTGGTGTTCTGCTTAACACGCTCTCCTCAGCCAAGTACCTGAGCAAGGGTCAGGTTGTGGAGATTTCTGGAGGTGGCGAGCTGATGTCAGCCCCACGTGATTTGGAGTTCCTGCCAGGATTCGCACTGGAAGGCTTCCCCAATCGCGACTCCACCAAGTACCAATCCCTTTACGGA encodes:
- the LOC128722957 gene encoding alpha-aminoadipic semialdehyde synthase, mitochondrial, coding for MFRILKCSEHLSARHFTRGKHTGKVIALRREDQSVWERRASFSPAVVKKLIKQGVKVIVQPSNRRAYPMQAYLNAGATVQEDISEASVIFGVKQVPVDALIPQKTYCFFSHTIKAQESNMPLLDACLEKNIRLIDYEKLMDRNGLRLVAFGKYAGVAGMVNILHGLGLRLLALGHHTPFMHVGPAHNYRNSSMARQAVRDCGYEISLGMMPKSIGPLTFIFTGSGNVSQGAQEVFQELPIEFVPPEMLRKVAEHGSPNKLYGCEVSRSDHLERREGGKFDPVEYDQYPERYISTFSKNIAPYASVIVNGIYWAVGAPKLITIPDAKNLLRPANTPWLPTSRGSPALPHRMLAICDISADPGGSIEFMNECTTIDTPFCLYDADRNKDQKSFSGPGVLVCSIDNMPTQLPREATDFFGDLLFPYALDILQSDASKPLEEHNFCQPVEGAIICSNGSLTPGFEYINELRESNNRSRHKTEGSYVGKKRVLVLGAGFVSAPLVEYLHRESNVSIKVASQYKEEADRLAQRYQGVESVYMNVQDESPNLQNLCEESDVVVSLLPYSLHSVIAKHCIAGKTHLVTASYVNDDISALHSAARDAGVTIMNEVGLDPGIDHLLALECIQDVQENGGVVESFVSFCGGLPAPEHSDNPLRYKFSWSPRGVLLNTLSSAKYLSKGQVVEISGGGELMSAPRDLEFLPGFALEGFPNRDSTKYQSLYGLTNINTLLRGTIRYKGFSDTIKPMQLLGLIDPNPHPLLHPHGPELTWRQLIVNMVGLADADIFIENLKYKLAERVGTIEGLEELGLLDNVPVVKMGSPLDTLSYYLSKKLAFADTERDLVVLRHDVGIRWSDGRREERGINFVVYGQPASEGGHSAMAKTVGFPAAIAAKMVIDGEIQQRGVVLPFSADIYRPMLARLEQEGLTATTTTKVL